The following coding sequences lie in one Kribbella sp. NBC_00709 genomic window:
- a CDS encoding sensor histidine kinase: protein MAVEVRTPAEAGRGSLATRIVLTCVAVAGVAVLVAGLVMAGLARRSAQNVLQQSLAAQADVIAGQVDQRGLSSRAAGLGRVAQVVRGQGIVVVLLLPRRGVQSTDGSSTQAAITAGLGDIDSRQRISTEVRVGGTDYLVEARGLGDTSGFALVEPVRLAADTQRILIRNILFALGAGLLVAALAGALLGRLLGRPLRRTADVAAAMRQGRRDLRAPVEGPTEVAEVAAAVNELSIALQHSEARQREFLLSVSHELRTPLTAVHGFAESLADGVATDPRHAGQVIRQESQRLERLVSDLLDLARIGADQFRLDLARVDLRETLVACAEVWRVRCERQGVRFHLDLPPVPAVATTDPRRIRQVLDGLAENALRVTPAGARLTMSLGRTADDITIQVRDGGPGLAPEDYAVAFQPGVLNQKYRGRRPVGSGIGLALAQGLVTRLGGTLTAGPAPEGGAGFTIVLPAT from the coding sequence ATGGCCGTCGAGGTCCGGACCCCGGCCGAAGCCGGTCGTGGCTCATTGGCCACCCGGATCGTGCTGACCTGTGTAGCTGTCGCCGGGGTCGCTGTGCTGGTGGCGGGTCTGGTGATGGCGGGGCTGGCAAGGCGGTCCGCCCAGAACGTGCTGCAGCAGTCGCTGGCCGCGCAGGCCGACGTGATCGCCGGCCAGGTGGATCAGCGTGGTCTGAGTTCGCGTGCGGCCGGGCTCGGGAGGGTCGCGCAGGTCGTCCGCGGCCAGGGCATCGTCGTCGTACTGCTCCTGCCGAGGCGCGGCGTCCAGTCGACCGACGGATCCTCCACCCAGGCAGCGATCACGGCCGGGCTCGGCGACATCGACAGTAGGCAGCGGATCTCCACCGAGGTGCGGGTCGGCGGCACCGACTACCTGGTCGAAGCTCGCGGTCTCGGCGACACCTCCGGGTTCGCCCTGGTCGAGCCGGTCCGGCTGGCCGCCGACACCCAGCGGATCCTGATCCGCAACATCCTGTTCGCGCTCGGGGCCGGCCTGCTGGTCGCCGCCCTCGCCGGTGCGCTGCTCGGCCGGCTCCTCGGCCGTCCACTGCGTCGTACGGCGGACGTCGCGGCGGCGATGCGTCAGGGTCGGCGCGATCTCCGCGCACCGGTCGAAGGGCCGACCGAGGTGGCCGAGGTGGCGGCCGCGGTCAACGAACTCTCGATCGCCTTGCAGCACAGCGAGGCGCGGCAGCGCGAGTTCCTGCTCTCGGTCTCGCACGAGTTGCGGACGCCGTTGACCGCGGTTCACGGGTTCGCCGAGTCGCTCGCCGACGGGGTCGCGACCGATCCGCGGCATGCCGGTCAGGTGATCCGGCAGGAGTCGCAGCGGCTCGAACGGCTGGTCAGCGACCTGCTCGACCTCGCGCGGATCGGTGCGGATCAGTTCCGGCTCGATCTCGCCCGGGTGGACCTGCGCGAGACGCTCGTCGCGTGTGCCGAGGTCTGGCGGGTGCGCTGCGAGCGGCAAGGCGTCCGGTTCCACCTCGACCTGCCGCCGGTGCCGGCCGTAGCGACGACCGATCCGCGCAGGATCCGGCAGGTCCTGGACGGTCTGGCCGAGAACGCTCTCCGCGTCACCCCGGCCGGTGCGCGGCTGACGATGTCACTGGGGCGCACGGCGGACGACATCACGATCCAGGTTCGCGACGGCGGTCCCGGTCTCGCACCGGAGGACTACGCTGTCGCGTTCCAGCCCGGCGTACTCAACCAGAAGTACCGCGGCCGGCGGCCGGTCGGTTCGGGGATCGGCCTCGCGCTGGCTCAGGGACTGGTCACCAGGCTCGGTGGCACGCTCACCGCGGGACCGGCACCGGAAGGCGGCGCCGGATTCACGATCGTGCTGCCGGCTACTTGA
- a CDS encoding YybH family protein has translation MIELVDYEFGPAARSRAAEARLPGRAGALAALETFYYALNGKDLETLVEGWADDALVQLNNPIGGILRSRQAVRELYERVFAGSLDVQVTFGDAATYWLGESVVFAGREVGTYRHPELGERPLRIRTTRIFRYAGTWQQVHHHGSIDDADVLAAYQQAVRG, from the coding sequence ATGATCGAGTTGGTCGACTACGAATTCGGGCCGGCTGCGCGGTCGCGCGCGGCGGAGGCGCGGCTGCCGGGCCGTGCGGGCGCGCTGGCGGCGCTCGAGACGTTCTACTACGCACTCAACGGGAAGGACCTGGAGACGCTGGTCGAGGGGTGGGCGGATGACGCGCTGGTGCAGCTGAACAATCCGATCGGCGGGATCCTGCGGTCGCGGCAGGCCGTGCGGGAGTTGTACGAGCGGGTGTTCGCGGGCTCGCTGGATGTGCAGGTGACATTCGGGGACGCGGCGACGTACTGGTTGGGTGAGTCGGTGGTGTTCGCGGGGCGGGAGGTCGGCACGTACCGGCATCCGGAGCTCGGTGAGCGTCCGCTGCGGATCCGCACGACGAGGATCTTCAGGTACGCGGGGACGTGGCAACAGGTCCATCACCACGGCAGCATCGACGACGCCGACGTACTCGCGGCCTACCAGCAAGCTGTGCGGGGTTAG
- the ybeY gene encoding rRNA maturation RNase YbeY gives MNVEVNNESGVEIDAHGLMRLSRFVMSSLRLHPECELSIKLVDEDTMARYHVEFLDLPGPTDVMSWPMDELRPGPSDDDEGELPLGHLGDIALCPTVAAAQGAKAGHGTWAELELLTVHGILHLLGYDHAEPAEKAEMWEIQGRLLEAWRAPGNRLESV, from the coding sequence ATGAACGTCGAGGTCAACAACGAGTCCGGAGTCGAGATCGACGCCCACGGACTGATGCGGCTCAGCCGGTTCGTGATGTCGTCGCTGCGGCTGCACCCGGAGTGTGAGCTGTCGATCAAGCTGGTCGACGAGGACACCATGGCGCGGTACCACGTCGAGTTCCTGGATCTGCCGGGTCCGACCGACGTGATGTCGTGGCCGATGGACGAGCTGCGGCCCGGGCCGTCCGACGACGACGAGGGCGAGCTGCCGCTCGGTCACCTCGGCGACATCGCGCTCTGCCCGACGGTCGCGGCGGCGCAGGGCGCGAAGGCCGGTCACGGCACCTGGGCCGAGCTGGAGCTGCTGACGGTGCACGGCATCCTGCACCTGCTCGGGTACGACCACGCGGAACCCGCCGAGAAAGCGGAGATGTGGGAGATCCAGGGCCGCCTGCTGGAAGCATGGCGGGCACCTGGAAACCGGCTCGAGAGTGTCTGA
- a CDS encoding ArsR/SmtB family transcription factor: MVVESARARTLSHVEPAEVPLQVALDALADPVRRSILRDLATHDEWTRACGTFDLPVKKATASHHFAVLRSAGLIEQRDEGARRLNRLRRPEFDQSFPGLLSATIDRAD; the protein is encoded by the coding sequence ATGGTCGTCGAGTCAGCCCGAGCCCGTACGCTCAGCCACGTCGAACCGGCCGAGGTGCCGTTGCAGGTGGCGCTCGACGCGCTCGCGGACCCGGTTCGCCGCTCGATCCTGCGCGACCTGGCCACCCACGACGAGTGGACCCGCGCGTGCGGCACCTTCGACCTCCCGGTCAAGAAGGCGACCGCCAGCCACCACTTCGCCGTACTCCGCTCCGCCGGCCTGATCGAGCAGCGCGACGAGGGCGCCCGCCGCCTCAACCGCCTCCGCCGCCCCGAGTTCGACCAGTCCTTCCCCGGCCTGCTGTCCGCCACCATCGACCGCGCGGACTAG
- a CDS encoding Gmad2 immunoglobulin-like domain-containing protein: MNDQNSNEPFDELMRRALRSEADRVEPADALPEIRARAHAQRRPVARRPWLLTAGLAAVGTAAVVGAFTVFNGNDNIANDGDAVAGPGTTTSASGVPQSQTPSVLSPAPSPVPTAATLPPTKSTSAAVKTVQPTDSSAPEQSVRSAVVPVYWLGQQVGVPKKSAAKLYRTWAKVSGRPAEEAVRIMTTKQPEDPDYYSVWRGAAVNRVTRSDGVVTVDFKQLPKTDLDPDLARVATQQLIYTVQGALQDDTTSIQVTQAGRAVQKLFGQVDTSTPLTRAQATDVQALVWITSPSEGAVTGSKVTVEGTASAFEATVNYQLTNLKTRETKKSFTNTTEGQKFSPFAFSVVLTPGQWQIEAYLISDADGSVTNTDSKTILVK, translated from the coding sequence ATGAACGACCAGAACTCGAACGAGCCGTTCGACGAGCTGATGCGCCGGGCCCTACGGAGCGAGGCGGACCGGGTCGAGCCGGCTGACGCGTTGCCGGAGATCCGCGCCCGCGCGCATGCTCAGCGCCGGCCGGTCGCGCGGCGGCCCTGGCTCCTGACCGCCGGCTTGGCCGCGGTCGGGACGGCCGCGGTGGTCGGCGCGTTCACCGTCTTCAACGGGAACGACAACATCGCCAACGACGGCGACGCGGTGGCCGGTCCCGGTACGACGACCAGCGCGTCCGGCGTACCGCAGAGCCAGACGCCGTCCGTCCTCTCCCCGGCACCGTCACCGGTCCCGACCGCTGCCACCCTGCCGCCGACCAAGTCGACGTCGGCAGCGGTGAAGACAGTCCAGCCGACCGACAGCAGCGCCCCCGAGCAGTCGGTGCGCAGCGCCGTTGTCCCTGTCTACTGGCTCGGTCAGCAGGTCGGCGTACCGAAGAAGTCCGCCGCGAAGCTGTACCGCACCTGGGCGAAGGTCAGCGGCCGCCCGGCCGAGGAGGCGGTCCGCATCATGACCACCAAGCAGCCAGAGGACCCGGACTACTACTCGGTCTGGCGTGGTGCCGCCGTGAACCGTGTCACCCGCTCGGACGGCGTCGTCACCGTCGACTTCAAACAGCTTCCGAAGACCGACCTCGACCCTGATCTCGCCAGGGTCGCCACCCAGCAGCTGATCTACACCGTGCAGGGCGCACTGCAGGACGACACCACCTCGATCCAGGTCACCCAGGCCGGCCGAGCGGTCCAGAAGCTCTTCGGGCAGGTCGACACCAGCACTCCGCTCACCCGGGCGCAGGCGACGGATGTGCAGGCGCTCGTTTGGATCACGTCGCCCAGTGAGGGCGCGGTGACCGGCAGCAAGGTCACCGTCGAGGGCACCGCGAGTGCGTTCGAGGCGACCGTCAACTACCAGCTGACGAACCTGAAGACCCGCGAGACGAAGAAGAGCTTCACCAACACCACGGAGGGGCAGAAGTTCTCGCCGTTCGCGTTCTCGGTCGTGCTGACGCCTGGCCAGTGGCAGATCGAGGCCTATCTGATCTCCGATGCCGACGGCAGCGTCACCAACACCGACTCGAAGACGATCCTGGTCAAGTAG
- a CDS encoding PhoH family protein → MVALLGARDEFLRIVEKEFAADIMVRGNEITLNGEPAELALAERLIDELIAVIRTGHGLTADSVERSIAMIKQATAESPADVLTQNILSSRGRTIRPKTLNQKRYVDAIDKNTIVFGIGPAGTGKTYLAVAKAVQALQAKEVNRIILTRPAVEAGERLGFLPGTLSEKIDPYLRPLYDALHDMLDPESIPRLMTAGTIEIAPLAYMRGRTLNDAFIILDEAQNTSPEQMKMFLTRLGFGSQMVITGDVTQVDLPTGTHSGLRVVQDILEGVQDLTFCRLTSHDVVRHKLVGRIVSAYENYEGSAETHR, encoded by the coding sequence ATGGTGGCCCTGCTCGGAGCCCGGGACGAGTTCCTCCGCATCGTAGAGAAAGAGTTCGCCGCCGACATCATGGTCCGCGGCAACGAGATCACGCTCAACGGTGAGCCGGCCGAGCTGGCCCTGGCCGAGCGGCTGATCGACGAGCTGATCGCGGTGATCCGCACTGGGCACGGCCTGACCGCAGACTCGGTCGAGCGCAGCATCGCGATGATCAAGCAGGCGACGGCCGAGAGCCCGGCCGACGTGCTGACGCAGAACATCCTGTCCAGCCGCGGCCGCACCATCCGGCCGAAGACGCTGAACCAGAAGCGGTACGTCGACGCCATCGACAAGAACACGATCGTCTTCGGCATCGGCCCGGCCGGCACCGGCAAGACCTACCTGGCGGTCGCCAAGGCGGTCCAGGCGCTGCAGGCCAAGGAGGTCAACCGGATCATCCTGACCCGGCCGGCCGTCGAGGCCGGTGAGCGGCTCGGGTTCCTGCCCGGCACCCTGTCGGAGAAGATCGACCCGTACCTGCGCCCGCTGTACGACGCCCTGCACGACATGCTCGACCCGGAGTCGATCCCGCGGCTGATGACCGCCGGCACGATCGAGATCGCGCCGCTGGCCTACATGCGCGGCCGGACGCTGAACGACGCCTTCATCATCCTGGACGAGGCGCAGAACACGTCGCCGGAGCAGATGAAGATGTTCCTCACCCGGCTCGGCTTCGGCTCGCAGATGGTGATCACCGGCGACGTCACCCAGGTCGACCTGCCGACCGGGACGCATTCCGGCCTGCGCGTCGTCCAGGACATCCTCGAAGGTGTCCAGGACCTGACCTTCTGCCGGCTGACCTCGCACGACGTGGTCCGGCACAAGCTGGTCGGGCGGATCGTCTCGGCGTACGAAAACTATGAAGGTAGTGCTGAAACTCACCGATGA
- a CDS encoding GNAT family N-acetyltransferase: MEISKLSPDDEAGCAEAVALKSAALKLDCPEMVPPTARGYANMLRYGWDLEPEYAYLARDTDGTAVGLLAVGVNLYDNTNQVWVDVDVHPDHRGRGVGSALVEYGEGFARELGRDTIGYGCVDLPKADAFARRHGFVQKAVEVNRRQDITGLDWGVVQRLYDDAVAASTSYELTKLTGALPEELLEDMVTLTASINDAPKDDLDMEDDVYSPERLRAYEEAQSKSDRTVYRVIAREKSTGALAGHTVVAVERERPYIGEQHDTAVDRAHRGHRLGALVKSAMLLWLREAEPAITQIDTWNAESNNHMIGINEQLNYRIIARILAYQKKL; encoded by the coding sequence GTGGAGATCTCGAAGCTGTCACCCGACGACGAAGCCGGGTGTGCCGAAGCCGTTGCGCTGAAGAGCGCAGCCCTCAAACTCGACTGCCCGGAGATGGTGCCGCCGACGGCGCGTGGCTATGCGAACATGCTGCGCTACGGGTGGGATCTGGAGCCCGAGTACGCCTACCTGGCGCGAGACACCGACGGGACCGCGGTCGGGCTGCTGGCCGTGGGCGTCAACCTCTACGACAACACGAACCAGGTCTGGGTCGACGTCGACGTCCATCCGGATCATCGTGGCCGCGGAGTCGGGTCGGCACTGGTCGAGTACGGCGAGGGGTTCGCCCGTGAGCTGGGCCGGGACACGATCGGCTACGGGTGCGTGGACCTGCCGAAGGCGGATGCGTTCGCGCGCCGGCACGGGTTCGTGCAGAAGGCCGTCGAGGTGAACCGGCGACAGGACATCACCGGACTCGACTGGGGTGTGGTGCAGCGGCTGTACGACGACGCGGTCGCCGCGTCCACGTCGTACGAGCTGACGAAGCTGACCGGGGCGCTGCCGGAGGAGCTGCTGGAGGACATGGTCACGCTGACCGCCTCCATCAACGATGCTCCCAAGGACGACCTGGACATGGAGGACGACGTCTACAGCCCGGAGCGTCTGCGCGCGTACGAGGAGGCGCAGTCGAAGAGCGATCGCACGGTCTACCGGGTGATCGCCCGCGAGAAGTCCACCGGTGCGCTCGCCGGCCACACGGTCGTCGCCGTCGAGCGCGAACGCCCGTACATCGGCGAGCAGCACGACACCGCGGTGGACCGCGCCCACCGCGGCCACCGCCTGGGCGCTCTGGTGAAGTCCGCGATGCTCCTGTGGCTCCGCGAGGCCGAGCCCGCCATCACCCAGATCGACACCTGGAACGCCGAATCCAACAACCACATGATCGGCATCAACGAACAACTCAACTACCGGATCATCGCCCGCATCCTGGCCTACCAGAAGAAGCTCTGA
- a CDS encoding cytidine deaminase, which produces MSDLSAEDAKLVTLARAARARTRAAEGAAVRDSDGRTYAACTVSLDTVELTALQLAVAMALASGVKGLEAAAVVTEAESVDVNVVRHFAGANIPVVHANGTGEARDVVHT; this is translated from the coding sequence TTGTCTGACCTGTCCGCCGAGGACGCGAAACTCGTCACGCTCGCCCGCGCGGCCCGCGCCCGGACGCGGGCCGCTGAAGGAGCCGCCGTCCGCGACTCCGACGGGCGCACGTACGCCGCTTGTACGGTCTCGCTCGACACGGTCGAGCTGACCGCACTGCAGCTGGCCGTGGCGATGGCGCTCGCGTCCGGGGTGAAGGGTCTGGAGGCGGCCGCGGTGGTCACCGAGGCCGAGTCAGTTGATGTGAACGTCGTACGGCACTTCGCTGGCGCCAACATTCCCGTCGTACATGCCAATGGCACCGGAGAGGCCCGCGATGTCGTCCACACCTGA
- the era gene encoding GTPase Era, producing the protein MSSTPENFKAGFACFVGRPNAGKSTLTNALVGQKIVITSSKPQTTRHAVRGIVHRPDAQLILVDTPGLHKPRTLLGERLNDLVKTTWAEVDVIAVCLPASEKIGPGDRFLVTEAAKVAKTPKVALATKADLVEPDRMVEHLAEIQALGESAGIEWAAIVPVSATSGYQVDVVADELVKLLPNGFPLYPDGDITDEPEETLVAELIREAALEGVRDELPHSIAVTIDEMNLREDRPEDKPLLDVYANIFLERESQKGIVIGHKGARLREVGAEARRQIEALLGTPVYLDLHVKIAKNWQTDSKQLRKLGF; encoded by the coding sequence ATGTCGTCCACACCTGAGAACTTCAAGGCAGGATTCGCCTGCTTCGTGGGCCGGCCGAACGCCGGCAAGTCCACCCTCACCAACGCGCTGGTGGGCCAGAAGATCGTCATCACCTCGTCGAAGCCGCAGACCACGCGGCACGCCGTCCGCGGGATCGTGCACCGGCCGGACGCCCAGCTGATCCTGGTCGACACCCCTGGGCTACACAAGCCGCGCACGCTGCTCGGCGAGCGGCTGAACGACCTGGTGAAGACCACCTGGGCCGAGGTCGACGTGATCGCGGTCTGCCTGCCGGCCAGCGAGAAGATCGGCCCCGGCGACCGGTTCCTGGTGACCGAGGCGGCGAAGGTCGCGAAGACGCCGAAGGTCGCGCTGGCCACCAAGGCCGACCTGGTCGAGCCCGACCGGATGGTCGAGCACCTGGCCGAGATCCAGGCGCTGGGTGAGTCCGCCGGGATCGAGTGGGCGGCGATCGTGCCGGTGTCGGCAACCTCCGGCTACCAGGTCGACGTGGTCGCCGACGAGCTGGTGAAGCTGCTGCCGAACGGCTTCCCGCTCTACCCGGACGGCGACATCACCGACGAACCCGAGGAGACGCTCGTCGCCGAGCTGATCCGCGAGGCCGCGCTGGAAGGCGTCCGGGACGAGCTGCCGCACTCGATCGCGGTCACCATCGACGAGATGAACCTGCGCGAGGACCGCCCCGAGGACAAGCCGCTGCTGGACGTGTACGCGAACATCTTCCTCGAGCGGGAGAGCCAGAAGGGCATCGTGATCGGCCACAAGGGCGCCCGGCTCCGCGAGGTCGGCGCGGAGGCGCGGCGGCAGATCGAAGCCCTGCTGGGGACGCCGGTGTACCTCGACCTGCACGTCAAGATCGCCAAAAACTGGCAGACAGATTCGAAGCAGTTGCGCAAACTGGGATTCTGA
- a CDS encoding SigE family RNA polymerase sigma factor: protein MTHESSWDADEALTAVYTAHYTSLVRLGSLLLRDTGSAEEIVQDAFVAMHGRWHRIRDPHKALAYLRTAVVNRCRSRQRHLVVVDKHTPRTLPDAPSAEQAVLRTAETDRVIEAMRTLPEKQRTVMVLRYYGDLSEAEIADTMGISRGSVKSHAARATKSLRQLLEQNV, encoded by the coding sequence GTGACACATGAGTCCTCGTGGGATGCCGACGAGGCGCTGACGGCTGTCTACACCGCTCATTACACCTCGCTCGTCCGCCTCGGCTCGCTGCTGCTGCGCGACACCGGCTCGGCGGAGGAGATCGTGCAGGACGCGTTCGTCGCGATGCACGGTCGCTGGCACCGGATCCGCGACCCCCACAAGGCGCTCGCGTACCTGCGGACCGCCGTGGTGAACCGCTGCCGGTCCCGCCAGCGCCACCTGGTGGTGGTGGACAAGCACACCCCGCGGACCCTTCCCGACGCGCCGAGCGCGGAGCAGGCGGTACTGCGGACCGCGGAGACCGACCGTGTCATCGAGGCGATGCGGACCCTGCCGGAGAAGCAGCGCACCGTGATGGTGCTCCGGTACTACGGTGACCTGTCGGAGGCCGAGATCGCGGACACGATGGGCATCAGCCGGGGCTCCGTGAAGAGCCACGCCGCACGCGCAACCAAGTCGCTGCGCCAGCTCCTGGAGCAGAACGTATGA
- a CDS encoding GNAT family N-acetyltransferase has protein sequence MNLQNPVYAALTGPHARLAEIRGNARRYPTAMAPFLALPDVPTEQDWADAAALLGPGTTGALMRPGLPVPDSLKVDLEIPLVQFVAPASLPAADPETIVLGPDDVPDMLALVALTDPGPFRSRTIELGTYLGIRRDGNLIAMAGTRFALPDHTEISAVCTHPSYQGQGLATRLIRATAAHIKSTGRTPFLHTGGTNTNAIRLYKSLDFTLTNEMLVTIVQPA, from the coding sequence ATGAATCTGCAGAATCCCGTGTACGCCGCGTTGACCGGCCCGCACGCCCGCTTGGCCGAGATCCGCGGCAACGCCCGTCGCTACCCGACGGCCATGGCGCCGTTCCTGGCGTTGCCCGACGTACCGACCGAGCAGGACTGGGCCGATGCGGCCGCGCTGCTCGGTCCCGGTACGACGGGTGCGCTGATGCGGCCGGGTCTTCCGGTGCCCGACAGTCTCAAGGTGGACCTGGAGATCCCGCTGGTCCAGTTCGTCGCGCCCGCGTCGCTGCCGGCCGCGGACCCGGAGACGATCGTCCTGGGCCCGGACGACGTACCGGACATGCTCGCGCTCGTCGCGCTGACCGATCCCGGCCCGTTCCGCAGCCGCACGATCGAGCTCGGCACCTACCTCGGCATCCGCCGCGACGGCAACCTGATCGCGATGGCAGGCACGCGGTTCGCCCTCCCCGATCACACCGAGATCAGCGCCGTCTGCACCCACCCGTCGTACCAGGGCCAAGGCCTGGCCACGCGCCTGATCCGCGCCACCGCCGCCCACATCAAGTCCACCGGCCGCACCCCGTTCCTGCACACCGGCGGCACCAACACCAACGCCATCCGCCTCTACAAGTCCCTCGACTTCACCCTCACCAACGAAATGCTGGTAACGATCGTCCAGCCGGCGTGA
- a CDS encoding response regulator transcription factor, giving the protein MAEAGRGLVLVVEDEAAIAEVIELYLRRDGFGVRIESDGEAALAAWRRLHPVAVILDIGLPGRDGADVCRTMRAAGDWTPVLFVTARDDEVDRLLGLELGADDYITKPFSPRELAARVRTVLRRAAGGVPAAGDVLSVGVVRLDVGRRRAWADEAEVSLTSTEFDLLTQLFRRPGRVFERDELLSSVWGYQSVAGTRTVDVHIAQLRAKLGAASPIRTVRGVGYAADRD; this is encoded by the coding sequence ATGGCCGAAGCCGGCCGCGGGCTGGTTCTGGTGGTGGAGGACGAGGCGGCGATCGCCGAGGTGATCGAGCTGTACCTGCGCCGGGACGGCTTCGGCGTCCGGATCGAGTCCGACGGCGAGGCAGCGCTCGCCGCCTGGCGGCGGCTGCACCCGGTCGCGGTGATCCTCGACATCGGGCTGCCGGGCCGCGACGGCGCGGACGTCTGCCGGACGATGCGGGCCGCCGGGGACTGGACGCCGGTCCTGTTCGTCACCGCCCGCGACGACGAGGTCGATCGCCTACTGGGCCTGGAGCTGGGCGCGGACGACTACATCACCAAGCCGTTCAGTCCGCGGGAGCTGGCGGCCCGCGTCCGGACCGTCCTCCGGCGCGCGGCCGGCGGCGTTCCGGCGGCAGGCGACGTGCTCTCGGTGGGTGTGGTGCGGCTCGACGTCGGCCGCCGGCGGGCCTGGGCGGACGAGGCCGAGGTGAGCCTGACGTCGACCGAGTTCGACCTGCTGACCCAGCTGTTCCGGCGCCCCGGCCGGGTGTTCGAGCGCGACGAGCTGCTCAGTTCGGTCTGGGGATACCAGTCCGTGGCAGGCACCCGGACGGTCGACGTGCACATCGCCCAGTTGCGCGCGAAGCTCGGCGCGGCCAGTCCCATCCGCACGGTGCGCGGCGTCGGCTACGCGGCCGACCGCGACTGA
- a CDS encoding hemolysin family protein: MTYHDLVLLVVAAVLVLLAGLFAGAEAALSSYSKVRANEQVELGNLRAVRLRDLLSDAPRYLNSLLLLRLICEITAIVLVTQALSGVLSVTWEHILITAVVMVLVSYVIIGVAPRTLGRQHSDRFAIISAGPVMAVTRILGPLPKFLILIGNALTPGKGFAEGPFATEAELRALVDYAEKSAVIESGERQMIHSVFELGDTIVREVMVPRTDMVYIEKHKKLRQLTSLALRSGYSRIPVIGESLDDILGVVYLKDVMRRVYDNAQAESTERVESVMRPCMYVPDSKPVDELLREMQAARMHLAIVVDEYGGTAGLVAIEDILEEIVGEITDEYDEDPDSVQQLSDGAYRVSSRLPIDELGELFGVPLDDDDVDTVGGLMAKLLGKVPIPGAEVAIEGLSLTAERPSGRRNQVGTVLVRREEPTPAPQDQNHQHA, encoded by the coding sequence GTGACCTACCACGACCTCGTGCTCCTGGTTGTGGCTGCGGTGCTCGTCCTGCTCGCCGGTCTGTTCGCCGGTGCCGAGGCCGCGCTGTCGTCGTACTCGAAGGTGCGCGCGAACGAGCAGGTCGAGCTGGGCAACCTGCGGGCGGTCCGGCTGCGGGACCTGCTGTCCGACGCCCCGCGGTACCTGAACTCGCTGCTCCTGCTCCGGCTGATCTGCGAGATCACCGCGATCGTGCTGGTCACCCAGGCGCTGTCCGGCGTCCTGTCGGTGACCTGGGAGCACATCCTGATCACCGCGGTGGTGATGGTGCTGGTGTCGTACGTGATCATCGGCGTCGCGCCGCGGACGCTCGGCCGGCAGCACTCGGACCGGTTCGCGATCATCTCGGCCGGCCCGGTGATGGCGGTGACCCGGATCCTCGGTCCGCTGCCGAAGTTCCTGATCCTGATCGGCAACGCGCTGACCCCGGGCAAGGGCTTCGCCGAAGGACCGTTCGCGACCGAGGCCGAGCTGCGCGCGCTGGTCGACTACGCCGAGAAGTCCGCGGTGATCGAGTCCGGCGAGCGGCAGATGATCCACTCGGTGTTCGAGCTCGGCGACACCATTGTCCGCGAGGTGATGGTGCCGCGGACCGACATGGTCTACATCGAGAAGCACAAGAAGCTCCGCCAGCTCACCTCGCTGGCGCTGCGGTCCGGGTACTCGCGGATCCCGGTGATCGGCGAGTCGCTGGACGACATCCTCGGCGTCGTCTACCTCAAGGACGTGATGCGCCGCGTCTACGACAACGCCCAGGCCGAGTCGACCGAGCGGGTCGAGTCGGTCATGCGGCCGTGCATGTACGTCCCGGACTCCAAACCGGTCGACGAGCTGCTGCGCGAGATGCAGGCGGCCCGGATGCACCTGGCGATCGTCGTCGACGAGTACGGCGGTACGGCGGGACTGGTCGCGATCGAGGACATCCTCGAGGAGATCGTCGGCGAGATCACCGACGAGTACGACGAGGACCCGGACTCGGTGCAGCAGCTGTCCGACGGCGCGTACCGGGTCTCGAGCCGGCTGCCGATCGACGAGCTCGGCGAGCTGTTCGGCGTACCGCTGGACGACGACGACGTGGACACGGTCGGCGGTCTGATGGCCAAGCTGCTCGGCAAGGTGCCGATCCCCGGCGCCGAGGTGGCGATCGAGGGTCTGTCGCTGACGGCGGAGCGGCCGTCCGGTCGCCGCAACCAGGTAGGTACGGTTCTGGTACGACGCGAGGAGCCGACTCCCGCGCCGCAGGACCAGAACCACCAGCACGCCTGA